The following coding sequences lie in one Elusimicrobiota bacterium genomic window:
- a CDS encoding DUF4932 domain-containing protein, translating to MKMLIAVLAWFCSSAVAGERSFPYPSVSLDPRIELLAVVHVLAGEVPGLDGFALNDSDYAREVRRRFWRLRGHPAVEAYRRARLAGLDAVGAQRMMLDLGDPPELATKHELPSEVERLVSLLKAFARDCRFMEFFNSHRPLYRSLVGEVVSEMKDRDYASMLEEYSGLEVRARYSMMLCPLRGPRQEGNMNHIECSEDGKAGHSIFATLGPTEIRSGIPQFQFWNRRWDLWHELSHTLLDRRLRDFPAEVQATSALFAPVADHCYGFWAQCLREHVAQGVAWRMLAWAKRAGRTKEDVWHPTAEQEEKLPYLQVVIDRLADYEARRDLYPTLNDFYPELLEAFAELARAKEIHGKAVPRPPRPSEAYAVEPANSECRKGARASREPVPPLSPPSAAAGEKLSVSELKARGVWLFLRGEAAEALKDFMRVRDAAPGDAEAHLNCSVALQRLGRSAEAMESAGRAIALARPQGPGSLLLAEALSTRAALWEGLKQFKNARRDYEEALRAAPSWWSRRRQIQAGLRK from the coding sequence ATGAAGATGCTTATCGCCGTGTTGGCTTGGTTTTGCTCCTCGGCCGTAGCCGGGGAGAGGTCGTTTCCATACCCGTCGGTGAGCCTCGACCCCCGCATCGAGCTCTTGGCCGTCGTCCACGTCCTGGCCGGAGAGGTTCCGGGTCTCGACGGCTTTGCCCTAAACGACTCGGACTATGCCCGCGAGGTCCGGAGGCGTTTCTGGAGGCTCCGGGGACATCCGGCGGTCGAGGCGTACCGGCGCGCCAGGCTCGCGGGCTTGGACGCCGTGGGCGCCCAACGGATGATGCTGGACTTGGGCGATCCTCCGGAGTTGGCGACTAAGCACGAGCTTCCCTCCGAGGTGGAAAGGCTCGTCTCGCTCCTCAAGGCCTTCGCCCGAGACTGCCGCTTCATGGAATTCTTCAACTCCCACCGCCCCCTGTACCGGAGTTTGGTGGGCGAGGTCGTCTCGGAGATGAAGGACCGGGACTATGCCTCCATGCTTGAGGAGTATTCCGGCCTTGAGGTGCGCGCCCGCTATTCGATGATGCTCTGCCCTTTGCGCGGTCCGCGGCAGGAGGGGAACATGAATCATATCGAATGCTCGGAGGACGGGAAGGCCGGTCATTCTATTTTCGCCACGCTCGGCCCCACGGAGATCCGTTCCGGGATACCACAATTCCAGTTTTGGAACCGGCGCTGGGACCTCTGGCACGAGCTTTCCCATACTTTGCTCGACCGGCGCCTGCGGGATTTCCCGGCAGAGGTGCAGGCGACGAGCGCTCTATTTGCGCCCGTCGCCGATCACTGCTACGGGTTCTGGGCTCAGTGCCTGCGCGAGCACGTGGCGCAGGGTGTCGCCTGGCGCATGCTGGCCTGGGCCAAGCGCGCCGGCAGGACGAAGGAGGATGTCTGGCACCCCACGGCCGAGCAGGAGGAAAAACTGCCTTACCTGCAGGTCGTCATCGACAGGCTGGCCGATTACGAAGCCCGGCGCGACCTCTATCCCACCTTGAATGACTTCTACCCCGAGCTCTTGGAAGCCTTCGCGGAGCTGGCGCGGGCCAAGGAAATTCACGGCAAGGCCGTGCCGCGGCCGCCGCGGCCTTCCGAGGCTTACGCGGTCGAACCCGCCAACTCGGAGTGCCGCAAGGGCGCGCGCGCCTCCCGTGAGCCGGTTCCTCCCCTGTCCCCACCCTCGGCCGCCGCGGGCGAGAAGCTTTCGGTTTCAGAGCTCAAGGCCCGCGGGGTCTGGCTGTTCCTGCGCGGCGAGGCGGCGGAGGCGCTCAAGGATTTCATGCGCGTGCGCGACGCAGCGCCAGGGGACGCGGAGGCGCATCTTAACTGCAGCGTGGCATTGCAGCGCCTCGGCCGCTCGGCAGAGGCCATGGAAAGCGCCGGCCGGGCCATAGCGCTCGCCCGGCCCCAAGGGCCGGGCTCGTTGCTGTTGGCCGAGGCCCTCTCGACCAGGGCCGCTCTTTGGGAAGGCTTGAAGCAGTTCAAGAACGCGCGGCGCGATTATGAGGAGGCTCTGCGCGCGGCTCCTTCCTGGTGGTCGCGTCGGCGGCAGATACAGGCCGGGCTGCGCAAATGA